The Devosia sp. MC521 genome has a segment encoding these proteins:
- a CDS encoding TIGR03808 family TAT-translocated repetitive protein — MTVSRRNLLRGSIGVGASLALANNAAAQRFVDANDFGLSPSDGDQTNSLQAAVDAAITLQQPLLIGSGEFATNVVSIGGPLTVRGSGQTVLRLDVADTILAVQDCSHVVLEGLVLAGNPLSRGGRALLEFVSASNFTVRDCRFVSSSGMGVWLQDAEGRIEDCDFSDIADTAVFSTDSRGLDLSGNVITRCGNGGIRIWRSESGADRSRIFGNRISTIDWKDGGNGQNGNGINVFRADGVSITDNHIVDCTFSAIRLNATNDTRVIGNHCEKSGEVAIYSEFGFSGSIISDNVIDGAAAGISMTNFDHNGRLSVCKGNIVRNIASASLTNPDVVPYGIAAEADAAIVGNIVEAVPGTGIVVGWGTYLRDVLVSDNVVRHCDIGISVSVVDGAGPSRISDNLLSGIRLHAIVGTHWRDITVTDLIGDAGSHPKIAIDGNSVH; from the coding sequence TTGACAGTCTCACGCCGGAACCTTCTCCGTGGCAGTATTGGCGTCGGGGCCAGTCTAGCACTCGCAAACAATGCCGCCGCTCAACGCTTTGTTGATGCAAATGATTTTGGACTGTCGCCATCAGACGGTGACCAGACCAACTCACTTCAGGCCGCGGTTGACGCCGCCATAACCCTGCAACAACCACTTTTGATCGGCTCAGGGGAATTTGCGACCAATGTAGTCTCCATCGGTGGACCACTCACCGTCCGGGGCTCAGGGCAGACCGTTCTTCGCCTCGACGTCGCAGACACTATCTTGGCGGTACAAGACTGCAGCCATGTCGTGCTTGAAGGGCTGGTCCTCGCAGGCAATCCGCTGTCTCGCGGGGGGCGAGCTTTGCTGGAATTTGTGAGTGCCAGCAATTTCACAGTGCGAGATTGTCGCTTCGTGTCCTCGTCAGGGATGGGGGTCTGGTTACAAGATGCCGAAGGTCGCATCGAGGATTGCGACTTCTCTGACATCGCTGACACCGCTGTGTTTTCGACCGATAGCCGGGGCCTGGACTTGAGCGGCAATGTCATAACGCGGTGCGGGAATGGCGGTATCCGCATCTGGCGTTCGGAGAGTGGCGCTGACCGCTCGCGCATCTTTGGAAACCGTATAAGCACGATCGATTGGAAAGATGGCGGCAACGGGCAGAACGGCAATGGCATCAACGTATTTCGCGCTGATGGCGTGAGCATAACCGACAATCACATCGTCGATTGCACATTTTCTGCCATACGGCTCAACGCCACCAACGACACCCGCGTCATCGGAAATCACTGCGAGAAGAGCGGCGAAGTCGCCATCTACTCCGAGTTTGGTTTCTCTGGCTCCATCATCAGCGACAATGTGATCGACGGCGCAGCGGCCGGGATTTCAATGACGAATTTCGACCACAATGGACGCTTGTCCGTCTGCAAGGGCAATATTGTCCGCAATATTGCGAGCGCCTCACTGACAAATCCCGATGTAGTTCCCTATGGGATCGCAGCAGAGGCCGACGCAGCTATCGTGGGGAATATAGTCGAAGCGGTGCCGGGGACGGGGATCGTTGTTGGTTGGGGCACTTATCTTAGGGATGTGCTGGTCAGCGATAATGTCGTTAGACACTGCGATATTGGCATTTCGGTCAGTGTTGTCGACGGGGCCGGGCCGTCCCGAATTAGCGACAACCTGCTGTCTGGCATTCGCTTACACGCGATTGTCGGCACGCATTGGAGGGATATCACTGTCACCGACCTCATCGGTGACGCTGGGAGCCATCCCAAGATCGCGATTGATGGAAACAGCGTGCACTAA
- a CDS encoding universal stress protein produces MYTHILIATDGSELAAKGLEQGLALAKPLNAKVTVLSVSEPLRQEMASAARMGGIDDPVTRYDQQIEAIMKDRFASIAQRGSDYGIVAGLVHEIDISPAEAIVRYAKLNGCDLIVMSSHGRRGVQKVLLDSQTSEVLAHTTIPVLVVR; encoded by the coding sequence ATGTACACCCATATACTGATCGCCACCGATGGTTCTGAACTGGCCGCGAAGGGCCTTGAACAGGGCCTGGCCTTGGCCAAGCCGCTCAATGCCAAAGTCACGGTGCTGTCCGTTTCAGAACCGCTGCGCCAGGAAATGGCGAGTGCAGCGCGAATGGGCGGCATCGATGATCCCGTCACCCGCTATGACCAGCAGATTGAAGCGATCATGAAGGATCGGTTTGCCTCCATCGCGCAGCGCGGCTCCGACTATGGCATTGTAGCCGGGCTCGTCCATGAGATCGACATCTCTCCTGCCGAGGCCATTGTCAGATATGCCAAGCTCAATGGGTGTGACCTGATCGTGATGTCCTCGCATGGCCGTCGTGGCGTGCAAAAGGTGCTGCTCGACAGCCAGACATCGGAAGTGCTGGCCCATACCACCATCCCGGTTCTGGTCGTTCGCTAG
- a CDS encoding heavy metal translocating P-type ATPase, whose protein sequence is MPQTLHDRLDAALLIIALTGLASGLALMLAGQAQLAALAWSAGVLPILAALLAEIVRSLAKGEVGLDIVAALSMSAALLFGETLAAAVVALMYSGGTFLESFAEGRARREMTDLLSRVPRTATRHRAGALEEVVLDDITTNDLLLIRQGDVAPVDGIVESQRALLDQSALTGESMPVRLGDGGEVMSGSTNIGEAFDLRVTRRASESTYAGIIRLVEAAQTSKAPMARLADRYSLLFLAVTVVIATAAWWSSGDPIRAVAVLVVATPCPLILAVPVALAAGMSRAAHYGVLIKGAKPLEALALIKVLVLDKTGTLTDGRPQIVSIEPLQAMSDDEVLCLAASLEQASKHPMARAIVSAARARGAALQVPQQVMEVPGEGWVGMVGSRQVIAGSAVFVASHIGTLPPKSQIIQTGSALVAVAIDGQLAGHIVMADALRAGTPDLLAGLRNVGIARLVLATGDRQAVAEAVTQDLALDAIHSDLTPQQKVALVLLERERGPVMMVGDGVNDAPALAAADVGVAMGARGAAASAEAADVVLLVDHLDRLLPGVEIAQGARRIALESVVAGIGLSVLGMIAAAFGYLTPVQGALLQEAIDVAVILNALRALRITPRPSALSIGEPRT, encoded by the coding sequence TTGCCGCAAACACTGCACGACCGGCTCGACGCAGCCCTGCTGATCATCGCCCTTACTGGGTTGGCCAGCGGATTGGCACTGATGCTGGCGGGGCAGGCTCAACTGGCCGCTCTGGCGTGGTCTGCCGGCGTACTCCCTATCCTCGCCGCACTACTGGCGGAAATTGTGCGGAGCCTTGCGAAGGGCGAGGTCGGTCTGGACATCGTGGCCGCTCTATCGATGTCCGCTGCCTTGCTCTTCGGCGAAACACTGGCAGCCGCCGTTGTTGCCTTGATGTATTCCGGCGGGACTTTCCTTGAGAGTTTCGCCGAAGGCCGCGCCCGCAGGGAGATGACCGATCTGCTCTCGCGGGTCCCGCGCACAGCGACCCGGCATCGTGCTGGCGCGCTCGAAGAGGTAGTGCTGGACGACATAACGACCAACGATCTGCTGCTGATCCGGCAGGGAGACGTGGCGCCGGTCGATGGAATAGTCGAGAGCCAGAGGGCCTTACTGGACCAGTCGGCACTGACGGGTGAATCCATGCCAGTGCGCCTGGGCGACGGTGGGGAGGTCATGAGCGGCTCAACGAACATTGGCGAAGCCTTTGACCTGCGCGTCACGCGGCGCGCTTCGGAAAGCACTTATGCAGGTATTATCCGGCTGGTCGAGGCAGCACAAACCTCAAAAGCGCCGATGGCGCGACTGGCGGACCGTTACTCGTTGCTTTTCCTCGCTGTCACGGTCGTCATTGCCACGGCTGCATGGTGGTCGAGCGGCGATCCGATCCGCGCTGTGGCCGTTCTGGTGGTGGCAACCCCCTGTCCGCTTATCCTGGCCGTCCCGGTGGCCTTGGCCGCGGGCATGTCTCGCGCCGCACATTATGGCGTGCTGATCAAGGGGGCAAAACCGCTCGAAGCCCTGGCTCTCATAAAGGTCCTGGTACTGGACAAGACGGGCACGCTGACCGACGGGCGTCCCCAGATCGTCTCCATTGAGCCGCTACAGGCGATGTCGGACGATGAGGTGCTCTGTCTGGCCGCCTCGCTCGAACAGGCTTCCAAGCATCCGATGGCGCGGGCGATTGTCAGCGCCGCCCGCGCACGCGGCGCTGCCCTGCAAGTTCCCCAGCAGGTCATGGAGGTCCCTGGTGAAGGTTGGGTCGGGATGGTTGGCTCCCGCCAGGTGATCGCGGGCAGCGCAGTATTTGTCGCATCGCATATCGGAACCCTCCCACCCAAGAGCCAGATCATTCAGACGGGTTCGGCGCTCGTGGCGGTGGCCATCGACGGCCAGCTAGCCGGGCATATCGTCATGGCCGATGCTTTGCGGGCTGGAACACCGGACCTGTTGGCGGGCTTGCGGAACGTGGGGATTGCTCGCCTTGTGCTGGCAACCGGCGATCGGCAGGCAGTGGCGGAAGCTGTTACCCAGGACCTGGCGCTCGATGCCATTCATTCCGATCTGACGCCTCAGCAGAAGGTGGCGCTTGTGTTGCTTGAGCGAGAGCGGGGCCCGGTCATGATGGTGGGCGACGGGGTCAATGACGCGCCGGCGCTCGCTGCCGCCGATGTGGGAGTGGCCATGGGTGCGCGTGGGGCCGCTGCATCAGCTGAAGCGGCCGATGTCGTGCTGTTGGTCGATCATCTTGATCGCCTATTGCCAGGCGTTGAAATCGCCCAAGGCGCGCGCCGGATTGCGCTGGAGAGCGTCGTGGCCGGCATTGGCCTGTCGGTGCTGGGGATGATTGCCGCCGCCTTTGGCTATCTGACGCCGGTGCAGGGGGCGCTGCTGCAGGAAGCGATCGACGTGGCGGTCATTTTGAATGCGTTGCGGGCGCTGCGTATCACGCCCCGGCCATCCGCCTTGTCAATAGGAGAACCCAGAACATGA
- a CDS encoding cytochrome c, with the protein MRLLLRAMLPMLVAMDSFAVAGPGAAQPYDPVGMGQELVGMYCADCHAIAATGQSPFPPAPPFRELQLRYDVELLSEALVEGLTAHPDMPEFEFEPEQAAAIIAYIKSFEP; encoded by the coding sequence ATGAGATTGTTGTTGCGCGCCATGCTGCCCATGCTGGTGGCCATGGACAGTTTCGCCGTCGCGGGCCCGGGCGCCGCCCAGCCATATGATCCCGTGGGAATGGGACAGGAGCTGGTGGGCATGTACTGCGCGGACTGCCATGCCATCGCGGCCACCGGCCAGAGCCCGTTCCCGCCCGCGCCGCCGTTTCGGGAGCTGCAGCTGCGCTATGATGTGGAATTGCTGAGCGAGGCGCTGGTCGAAGGCCTGACGGCCCATCCGGACATGCCTGAATTCGAATTCGAACCCGAGCAGGCCGCCGCAATCATCGCTTATATCAAGTCGTTCGAACCCTAA
- a CDS encoding EAL domain-containing protein: MSVSQLFETLTLAVPGLVWVSDAQGHVEFNNAQWSEFTGLPQEKGLGLGWLDSIHPADAAAFRAQLPMHPDAFENVQAEMRVRRYDGVYHRHLLNVRHVGDGKWVGCAIDAHEWLTAELRDATQGSILEMVIGGVALPHLLAELCKAAERQVPGATCSILLVDAVGGRFTAGFAPNLPDGLMAAVPNIKIATGVGSCGTAAFEKRDVISTDIGSDPLWDSWRQLVLPLGFQACWSKPVFAANGDVIASFGFYFRDKRGPSPAELQELTRLRGLASLAIERARMFEALRESEEHYRYTVEQNPQIPWTADPRGQILSVSSRWAEMTGISQTDALGNGWLQALHPDDVAPTVERWAEVQASGEPVDFTYRIRLSTGQYRWARARATARRDGPGAIFKWYGTVEDIHEHHLAAEKLRRQVYEDELSGLPNRRHFVEELIRRLASTYDPIGLMVLDMDDFKLVNDRYGHLTGDAVLRLFARYLQRIVEPNEFGARLSGDEFAIICRNISDDVCLVERAQSIEAKLEASLKRNKKTRSLRPSIGCALGQHGEHPDEVFKRADLALYAAKSAGKGSVQVFTPGIRNAASKRSRALELARTALRENWIESYYQPILSLNYHGLRGFEALLRINHPEEGLLSPSVIDDAFDDPRLADSIGLRMAQMVIENLGLCAAEGLAFGQVSINLATENIVNAAFVTSVLGMLDQKGLPHSAIKLEITERVLMAEVGESVVENLARLRESGVGISLDDFGTGYASLIHLQSLPVDEIKIDRSFVYGLGTNNNKGEIVRAMLGLAKALNLTTVAEGIEADAEARVLREWGCDYGQGYLFGKPMSFEAASEYALKRATNIVVDNSYRRSGR, from the coding sequence ATGAGTGTCAGTCAGCTTTTTGAAACGCTCACCCTAGCAGTGCCGGGTCTAGTTTGGGTTTCCGATGCTCAGGGCCACGTGGAGTTCAACAACGCGCAGTGGTCTGAGTTCACCGGCTTACCGCAAGAGAAAGGCCTGGGCTTGGGTTGGCTCGACAGCATTCACCCGGCTGACGCTGCCGCCTTTCGGGCGCAGCTGCCCATGCATCCGGATGCCTTCGAGAATGTTCAAGCGGAAATGCGCGTTCGACGGTACGACGGCGTGTATCACCGTCACCTCTTGAACGTTCGTCATGTCGGCGATGGAAAGTGGGTGGGCTGCGCAATCGATGCGCATGAATGGCTGACCGCGGAATTAAGGGATGCGACCCAAGGCAGTATCCTCGAAATGGTCATTGGGGGTGTCGCGCTTCCGCACCTGCTTGCAGAGCTATGCAAAGCTGCTGAACGTCAGGTACCGGGTGCCACCTGCAGTATCCTGCTGGTTGACGCAGTCGGTGGACGCTTTACCGCAGGTTTTGCACCCAACTTGCCAGACGGATTGATGGCTGCGGTCCCGAATATCAAAATTGCGACAGGTGTGGGTTCCTGTGGCACCGCGGCCTTTGAAAAACGCGACGTGATTAGCACAGATATTGGCAGCGATCCGCTCTGGGACAGCTGGCGGCAGTTGGTCTTGCCTTTGGGTTTTCAAGCTTGTTGGTCTAAGCCGGTTTTCGCTGCCAATGGCGATGTCATTGCTTCTTTTGGGTTCTATTTTCGCGATAAGCGAGGCCCCAGCCCTGCAGAGCTTCAAGAGTTAACACGTCTTCGCGGACTGGCCTCTCTGGCAATCGAGCGCGCACGCATGTTTGAAGCTTTGCGAGAAAGCGAAGAACACTATCGCTATACCGTCGAGCAGAACCCGCAGATACCGTGGACCGCTGACCCGCGGGGACAAATCCTTAGCGTGTCATCACGTTGGGCAGAGATGACGGGCATTTCTCAGACTGATGCTTTAGGAAACGGATGGCTTCAGGCGCTCCACCCCGACGATGTCGCGCCAACTGTAGAGAGGTGGGCGGAAGTACAAGCGAGTGGCGAACCCGTGGACTTCACCTATCGAATCCGCCTCAGCACAGGCCAATATCGTTGGGCACGGGCTAGAGCAACCGCACGCCGAGATGGTCCTGGCGCGATCTTTAAGTGGTACGGCACCGTCGAGGATATCCATGAACACCATCTGGCCGCGGAGAAGCTCAGACGTCAGGTCTATGAGGATGAACTGTCGGGTCTGCCCAACCGGCGTCATTTTGTGGAGGAACTGATACGCCGCCTTGCCTCGACATACGATCCCATTGGCTTGATGGTCCTGGACATGGACGACTTCAAACTCGTCAATGATCGGTATGGGCACCTCACTGGCGATGCTGTACTGCGCTTGTTCGCGCGGTATCTTCAGCGCATCGTGGAGCCTAATGAGTTTGGGGCAAGGTTGAGTGGCGATGAGTTTGCCATCATCTGCCGTAATATCTCTGATGATGTCTGTCTGGTCGAGCGCGCGCAGTCCATCGAAGCCAAGCTCGAGGCATCCCTCAAGCGCAACAAGAAGACTCGGTCATTGCGGCCGAGCATAGGCTGCGCGCTAGGCCAGCATGGGGAGCACCCCGATGAAGTCTTCAAGCGCGCCGATCTCGCTCTTTACGCAGCCAAATCCGCGGGAAAAGGCAGTGTTCAGGTGTTCACCCCTGGTATCCGAAACGCGGCATCGAAACGCAGTAGAGCTTTGGAGCTCGCCAGAACCGCTTTGCGGGAAAACTGGATTGAATCCTACTATCAGCCGATACTTAGCCTCAACTATCATGGCCTGCGGGGCTTTGAGGCGCTGCTGCGCATCAATCACCCTGAAGAAGGCCTTCTATCCCCAAGCGTTATTGACGATGCCTTCGATGACCCCCGTTTGGCAGACAGCATAGGTCTCCGAATGGCTCAAATGGTCATTGAAAACTTAGGGCTCTGTGCTGCCGAAGGCCTTGCCTTCGGGCAAGTTTCTATAAATTTGGCGACAGAGAACATCGTCAATGCAGCGTTCGTGACCAGTGTTCTCGGCATGCTTGATCAAAAAGGCTTGCCCCACAGCGCTATCAAGCTTGAAATCACCGAGCGCGTTCTGATGGCTGAGGTTGGTGAATCAGTTGTCGAAAATCTCGCACGACTGCGGGAAAGCGGCGTGGGCATCTCCTTGGACGACTTCGGCACCGGGTATGCCTCTCTGATTCACCTCCAGTCTCTACCAGTGGATGAAATAAAGATCGACCGGTCGTTTGTGTACGGGCTTGGAACAAACAATAACAAAGGCGAAATTGTCAGGGCAATGCTTGGGCTGGCTAAGGCGCTCAATCTCACCACAGTTGCCGAAGGCATCGAGGCGGATGCGGAAGCACGCGTGCTGAGGGAGTGGGGCTGCGACTACGGGCAGGGCTATTTGTTCGGGAAGCCGATGAGCTTTGAAGCGGCCAGTGAGTACGCGCTAAAAAGAGCAACTAATATAGTTGTCGATAACTCCTATCGTAGATCGGGGCGCTGA
- a CDS encoding diguanylate cyclase — protein MLRKIVDRAAIGMAVTGMDGVVVYTNSAFEREFAPDRSTSASILHGFFDPRDLDVISALSNVFEGRNEGYDGEHLCRGHGGKMIWALIAVSVLKSDTTGEPIYVIVQVGSIDRRKQVESALAESESRWHFALEAARQGVWDHNARTGRMFYSPMWRTMRGIPHDEAVDDDQEAWLERVHPDDRDRIRPNVSRQNKGEQGYDILEYRERHRDGHYIWILSRGKPVEWDEDGKVLRTVGTDTDITHLKKIEARLAHAASHDSLTQLVNRPAFQTSVETALAGLASSYLVFLDLDHFKPINDALGHAAGDNVLVEVGRVLRHYILPTDAAARIGGDEFAVLLNHTDKTKVYEIAKTVSDAIRSITVGQVPAGDLPTFGVSVGIVGLSSEMDFGTALARADAACYAAKRAGRGRIVMLD, from the coding sequence ATGTTACGCAAGATCGTCGATCGCGCTGCCATAGGTATGGCCGTGACGGGTATGGACGGGGTCGTGGTCTATACTAACAGCGCATTCGAGCGCGAGTTCGCGCCCGACCGATCAACTTCAGCCTCCATACTTCATGGGTTCTTCGATCCTCGGGATCTAGACGTAATTTCGGCGCTCTCGAACGTCTTCGAGGGTCGGAATGAAGGTTACGACGGCGAACACCTGTGCCGGGGGCACGGTGGTAAGATGATTTGGGCACTGATAGCGGTGTCAGTGCTAAAATCTGACACCACGGGCGAGCCTATCTATGTAATAGTCCAGGTCGGCAGCATTGACCGTCGCAAGCAAGTGGAAAGTGCGCTTGCCGAAAGCGAGAGTCGCTGGCATTTCGCTCTTGAAGCTGCCAGGCAGGGGGTCTGGGATCACAACGCCCGAACCGGACGCATGTTCTACTCACCGATGTGGCGCACCATGCGCGGTATCCCACACGATGAGGCAGTCGATGATGATCAGGAAGCTTGGCTGGAGCGCGTTCATCCCGACGATCGTGACCGCATTAGGCCGAACGTTTCCCGTCAAAACAAGGGGGAGCAGGGGTACGACATTCTGGAATATCGTGAGCGTCATCGTGACGGGCACTACATTTGGATTCTCAGTCGCGGCAAACCGGTCGAGTGGGACGAAGACGGCAAAGTCTTGCGCACGGTCGGAACCGATACTGACATTACCCATCTCAAGAAGATCGAAGCTCGCCTGGCGCACGCTGCGTCTCATGACAGTTTGACCCAGCTCGTCAACAGACCAGCGTTCCAGACTTCCGTCGAGACGGCCCTCGCCGGTCTCGCGAGTAGCTATTTGGTCTTTCTTGATCTCGACCACTTCAAGCCGATCAACGATGCACTAGGTCACGCGGCAGGGGATAACGTGTTGGTCGAAGTTGGTCGTGTTCTGCGTCATTACATCCTGCCGACCGACGCGGCTGCCCGTATTGGTGGCGATGAATTCGCGGTTCTTCTCAACCACACTGATAAGACTAAGGTCTATGAGATCGCTAAGACCGTTTCCGACGCGATCCGCTCCATCACAGTCGGTCAGGTACCGGCCGGTGATTTGCCAACATTTGGTGTCAGCGTCGGTATCGTCGGCCTTTCGTCCGAAATGGATTTCGGCACCGCCCTAGCCCGCGCTGATGCCGCGTGTTATGCGGCCAAGAGAGCCGGACGCGGTCGCATTGTCATGCTAGATTGA
- a CDS encoding O-antigen ligase family protein → MTDVLSASSAENLTSAQIRGRAYMSAVASKVFVAVVWIWVFSGGLVFFEPSLYEVLFLLTLGMMVAVRMPLFPSTLPLLGLIIPFSMFATIAAFQVRHAPLTDALIFNAVTIYLFLTSFFVANFIADAPEKRLAVIRNAYVAIAIVSAAIGILAYLRLMPNADMFLRYDRAKAMFKDPNVYGPFLVLPAMMVLRELFFQRKGQLVSGAIVLLIMLGVFVSFSRAAWGHFAASAFLVFVLCFLLEAKARIQVRMLTIAIIGSILVVVMLAGLLSVPEVREFFELRTMSQDYDTGESGRFGRQGYAFDLALDHPLGLGPTEFTYLEISEQPHNTYVTVLHGYGWGGGLIYYFLVALTFWRGLIGLRDRERRGLLIPVFAVFIPLALQSAIIDTDHWRHYFLVVGLIWGITAHSAPPLYSGLTRKRT, encoded by the coding sequence ATGACCGATGTACTATCCGCAAGTTCGGCGGAAAACCTAACCTCGGCGCAAATTCGTGGCCGCGCCTATATGAGCGCAGTGGCATCAAAAGTCTTTGTTGCGGTCGTTTGGATCTGGGTATTCTCCGGTGGCTTGGTCTTTTTTGAACCATCCCTGTACGAAGTTTTGTTCTTACTGACGCTTGGCATGATGGTGGCAGTCCGCATGCCCCTATTTCCTTCCACCTTGCCATTGCTGGGACTGATCATCCCGTTTTCGATGTTCGCGACAATTGCCGCGTTCCAAGTGCGTCACGCTCCATTAACGGACGCGCTTATTTTTAATGCCGTCACGATTTACCTGTTCTTGACGAGCTTTTTTGTCGCCAATTTTATCGCCGATGCGCCCGAGAAACGATTAGCTGTCATTCGCAATGCCTATGTGGCTATCGCCATTGTCTCCGCTGCAATTGGCATCCTCGCCTACCTACGATTGATGCCAAACGCAGACATGTTCCTGCGATACGATCGCGCTAAGGCGATGTTCAAAGACCCCAATGTTTATGGGCCTTTCCTCGTCCTACCGGCCATGATGGTACTGCGCGAGTTGTTCTTCCAACGCAAGGGCCAACTGGTGAGCGGCGCGATTGTCTTGCTGATCATGCTTGGTGTGTTTGTCAGCTTTTCGCGTGCGGCTTGGGGGCATTTTGCGGCGTCCGCATTCCTCGTCTTTGTCCTGTGTTTCCTGCTCGAAGCGAAAGCGCGGATACAGGTCCGAATGCTGACCATCGCCATCATCGGGAGCATACTCGTCGTCGTCATGTTGGCAGGATTGCTGTCAGTGCCTGAGGTCCGCGAGTTCTTTGAACTGCGAACGATGAGTCAAGATTATGACACAGGTGAGAGTGGCCGCTTTGGACGACAAGGATACGCGTTTGATCTTGCCCTCGACCACCCGCTGGGCCTCGGCCCTACCGAGTTTACTTACCTGGAAATCTCAGAGCAGCCGCATAATACCTATGTGACGGTTCTACACGGCTATGGATGGGGCGGCGGCCTCATCTATTACTTCCTTGTTGCCCTCACATTCTGGCGGGGGCTTATTGGGCTAAGAGACCGAGAGCGGCGCGGCCTGCTCATTCCTGTTTTTGCTGTCTTTATCCCACTGGCCCTGCAGTCTGCGATCATCGACACAGATCATTGGCGTCACTATTTCCTCGTCGTTGGGCTGATCTGGGGAATAACGGCGCATTCCGCTCCTCCGCTTTACAGCGGGCTGACACGGAAACGCACTTAA
- a CDS encoding universal stress protein: MSKPSVPRQITLATDLSARSDRAYDRAMALARDWQAQIQIVHAVEAFQYAYWSQGPSWRRYDPVAVAQRKLAREYPDWPAAGASLIVKNGDAYDLVTSAALDSGSELLVTGIAHDETYGADKLGRMVVELVKNGPAPVLVVKGRAHRPYQRIVLASDLSEVSRRAIGLAVAAFPEAQFTLFHAFDFPYKNQIDDMASVERELRAREMDRAREWLRESIGSKADSVGIVAELGKIASNLAKYVADKEADLVVVGSSGRSGLAAVLVGSVAIEILEQLDCDVLAVRQQ, encoded by the coding sequence ATGAGCAAACCGTCTGTGCCCCGGCAGATCACGCTGGCGACCGACCTGAGTGCGCGCAGCGATCGCGCCTATGATCGTGCAATGGCGCTTGCCCGGGACTGGCAGGCGCAGATCCAGATTGTTCATGCTGTCGAGGCATTTCAGTATGCCTATTGGAGCCAAGGACCCTCCTGGCGCCGCTATGATCCGGTGGCGGTAGCCCAGCGTAAACTGGCACGTGAATACCCCGATTGGCCTGCGGCCGGCGCGTCGCTGATCGTCAAGAATGGCGATGCTTATGACCTGGTGACTTCGGCGGCGCTGGACAGTGGGTCCGAACTGCTGGTCACCGGCATAGCCCATGATGAGACCTACGGCGCCGACAAGTTGGGTCGGATGGTGGTGGAACTGGTGAAAAATGGTCCGGCGCCAGTTCTCGTTGTGAAGGGGAGAGCGCACCGGCCGTATCAGCGAATCGTTCTGGCGAGCGATCTATCCGAAGTGTCGCGGCGGGCGATCGGTCTGGCCGTCGCTGCTTTTCCTGAAGCTCAGTTCACCTTGTTCCATGCGTTTGACTTTCCTTACAAAAATCAGATCGACGACATGGCCAGCGTTGAGAGGGAGTTGCGGGCGCGCGAAATGGATCGGGCTCGAGAATGGCTGCGGGAGAGTATCGGTTCCAAGGCCGACTCCGTTGGTATCGTTGCTGAGTTGGGCAAGATCGCTTCCAACCTAGCGAAATATGTAGCAGACAAGGAAGCTGACCTTGTTGTTGTGGGATCATCGGGGCGTTCTGGCCTCGCCGCAGTCTTGGTTGGCAGCGTCGCTATCGAGATTCTGGAGCAGCTCGATTGCGACGTGCTGGCTGTGCGACAACAGTGA